Sequence from the Kineosporia succinea genome:
GTCTGCGGACCGCCGGTGCGGTAGAGCGCCCAGCGCACCCCCGCGTCCGTCGGCTGGATCGTCAGCGTGCGGGTGGCCGCCGCCCCGTTCGCCTCGGCGGCCGCCACGGCGGGCAGCACCTCGGGATCGGCGCGGTGCACCCAGCGGTTCGTGGTGCCGGTCCACCCGTCGGCGGCCCAGGCACCGAGCACCAGCAACGGCGTGACCACGGCGAGCGCGCCCATCGCGACGGCACCCCAGTGCCGCACGCCGATGCTGCGCGCCTTGAGCCGCCCGGCCGCCCCGTCGAGGTGCGACAGCGACGCCACCACCACGGCCAGCAGGAGCAGCGAGACCGCCGGCCCCGACCAGCCGTGGAGCAGACCCTCGGCACTCGGCCGGATGTCAACCACCGGGATCGCCACGGCGGTGGCCAGCGCGGCCAGGCCGACCAGCCAGGCCACCACGGCGATCTTGCGGCGCAGCCGGCCGGTGAGGGCCGCGACGCCGAGCAGCAACGGCGGCACGACCACCGCGACGGCGAGGACGCGCAGCCAGACGCCGGCGTCCGCGACCCCGGTCAGATCGGCCACGAGCCGCGCGAGACGGTGCACCGGGCCGTGGTTGATGACGGCCGGGTCGGCGGGCCACAGCGCGGCGGCCCAGCCCGGCGAGCCGGGAGCCACGGCACTCGCGCCGCCCGGTTCGGCCAGCAGCAGGCGGGGGTCGCCGGCGACGGCCAGCCACCAGGGCAGGAGCAGAACCGAGGGCACGGCGACGGTCCAGACCAGCAGACGGCGACCGTGCCGGGCCACCAGCGCCAGCAGCAGCACCGCGAACAGCGACGGCGCGGCCAGGGCGGGCGCGGAGGCGATCAGGACGGTGAGGGCCAGGCCCGCACCGGAGGCGGCGGCCAGCGAGGCGCGACGGCGCCCGGGAGCGCCCGGATCGGCCGGGCGCATCCCGACGGCCCGGGTCAGCGCCAGGGCGGTCAGAGGCAGCATCAGGTGCGCCACGATCGCGGCCAGGCGCCCGGCCGTGACCGCCAGGATCAGCGACGGCGCCGCCGCCCAGATCAGCGCGGCCCAGGCCCGCAGCGCGCGCGAGCGGGTGACGGCGGCAGCCGCCCACCAGGCCACCAGCGAGGCCAGGGGCAGGGCGGCGAGCAGCAGGAACTCGGCCGCGACCCGGGTGGAGCCGGCGAACGGCCCGGACAGCACCGCCAGCACCAGGTCGAACGGGTCGGCCACGGCGGCCAGGCCGAGGCCGGTGGGGCGCCAGCCGGACAACCCCAGCGACCACAGCTTCGCGGCGGTGCCGGGGGCCGGGATCAGCGCGTCGCCGACCGGGGTGCCGGTGCCTCGCAGCAGCACGCGCAGCGCCACCAGGCCCACGACGCCGGTGAGCAGGGCGATCGAGAGGCCGATGCGCAGGGACGCGGGGCGCCTGGGCCGCTCGCGCTCGTCGTCGAAGCGGATCTCGTCGTCGGGCAGCGTCGGCATCGGGACGGTGGGGGCGTCGGGTCCGGCGGGCTCCCGGACGTCGACGACCAGGGCGTCGTCCTCGGGGCCGGCCAGCTCGGACGTGCGCGGCCGGCGCACCGACCAACCCGATCCGCCCTTGCCCGATCGGGCAACCGTTCCTGCCCCGGACGTCACCGTGGAGGTGGCGCGGCCGGCCGGACTGCGGGTGGCGGCGGCCGAACCGGGTTCGGGCGCGGCCCAGGCCTCCTCCTGCGCCCGCAGGTACGAGGACAGCCGGTCGCGGCGCTGCCGCAGCGTGGAGCGGCGGCTCGCGAGGAGCCGGCGGTATTCGCGGCGGGACATCTGCCGGCCCCGGCGAGCCCGCCAGCGGGCCCGGATCCAGGCGTTCGGGCGCCCGGCGGCGAGCAGGTAGGCGGCGATCTCGGCCCCGGCCCGGTCGGGCTGGCGCAGGCTCAGACGCACCAGGGCGCGCATCACCGCGGCGGCGCCCAGCCACACCAGCAGGAGCGGCAGCAGCGGCAGCGGGACCGAGGCCAGGCGCAGGTGCACGGCGGCCCGCCGGTCGCGCATCGCCCAGGCGGACGGCCGGCGCACCGCCCGGCCGCGCAGACCGGACGAACTGGCCTCGGCGTGCGCCATCACGGCCTGCGGCACGACCACCACGCGCTCGCCCAGCAGGTGGGCGCGGCGGCACAGGTCGAGGTCGATGCGGGCGTCGGCGAGCGCCGGGTCCGGGCCCCCGAGACGTTCCCAGAGGTCGCGCCGCACCAGCATTCCCGGGGTCGCGACGGCCAGGACGTCGCTGCGGTGGTCGAGCTGCCCCTGGTCGAAGTCGTCGACGTCGACGCCGGTGACCCGGGCGCCGAGCACCGAGGTGGTGAATCCGACGTCGAGCAGGCGGCGGCTGTCGTTCCAGCTGACCTGCTTGCAGCCGGCGACGCCGATGGACGGGCCGGAGTCGGTCGTCTCGATCAGGCGCTGCAGGGCGTCGGGCGCCGGGGCGCTGTCGTCGTGGAGCAGCCAGAGCCACTCCTGCGGTTCGCCGGAAGCGCCTGTCGCTGAATCGTTCTGGGGCACGGAGCGGAGCGCGGCGCGCACCGCCTCGCCGAAGCCGGTGCGGGCCGTCACGGTGACCAGGTGGGGCGTGGCGATGCCGAGCATGTCGGCACTGCCGTCGGCCGAGCCGGCGTCGACCGCGATCAGGCGGTCGGGGCGACGGGTCTGCGCCTCCAGTGCGTCAAGGGTGCGCGGTAGGAAGGCCGCGCCGTCGTGGGCGACGAGAACCGCGGTCACCACGAGGGCCGGACCGGGTTCGACGGGGGGCTGCCAGGAGGACCAGTCGACCTCGTCGCCCGGCTGCTCCAGCTCGGATTCGACGAAAAGCAGGTCCGGACGCCGGTTGTCGACGCCGGACCCGTTTGCCGCTAACGGTGCCTGGCCATGAATGCTCACGGCTTTCTAACTAGAGCTTCAGACCGCCTGCTTCTTCACGCGGCGGCGCTCACGCTCGGAGAGCCCGCCCCAGATGCCGAACCGCTCGTCCTTGGCGAGTGCGTACTCCAGGCACTCGGCCCGGACCTCGCACGACATGCAGACCCGCTTGGCCTCGCGGGTGGAGCCGCCCTTCTCGGGGAAGAACGCCTCCGGATCGGTCTGCGCGCAGAGTGCCCGCTCCTGCCAGGCCAGTTCCGGCGGCAGGTTGTCGGAGTTCGTGGCAACCAGGGTGAGAACATCCAGCTCCGCCGAATTATCGCTCTGCTCCGCGTCGTTCGTGCTGTCGCTGATGATGATGTCACCTGCCGCCATGAGCTCGTGCACTTGGCGCCTCCCTCGAACCAGGCCCCTTTGACAGGGCGTTCCCCCCACTAAGCGTGATGGCGCGCATACGTTAGGTGATTTCATGCTGTCGACACCAATGAAATTACACGCGTGTCGTGCACTGCGCGTCAAGCTGGAATCTGCTAGTCACTTCCGTTTGACACGTACACCATCCCGTGTAATACGCGGATTTTCACCCGCATCGATCGGCTGAAGTCCGGACATCTCACTCAGGTACTCGTGAGACTGATGCGCCCCTTGCGATGGCCGTCATGCCTTGCGCGCCACAGCGGCCGGAATTGAGCCGAGAAAATGTCATCCTGCCGTCCGAGACCTCTCTCCCCCGTTCGACGGGGCGAAATCCTCCGTTGCAGGTGCCAACTCCCGGTTGCGTGCGTTCGGTTCCCTGTGATGAGGCCCGACAGGTCCGGAATGATGCCCCTCACACCGATCCGTGAGTAGTGCACGTCTGTATGTATAGGACGGTGCGCCCCTGCACTGTGGTCGGCGGGTCCCCCTGCGATTGGGTGCTCCCCAGCTGGGATGCGATCAGGCGTCTGAAAGGATCACGGCATGCGCATCACGGCTCTGGCCGGTGGCGTCGGCGGCGCACGTTTCCTCCGCGGCCTCCTGGACCATCTCGACTCCCGTCCCACCGATCCGTCGGGCGGGCCGCACGAGGTCACCGTCATCGGCAACACCGCCGACGACGTCACCCTGCACGGACTGCGGATCTGCCCCGACCTGGACACGGTCATGTACACGCTCGGCGGTGGCATCCATCCCGAACAGGGCTGGGGCCGGGCCGGTGAGACCTTCGGCGTGGCCGACGAACTGCGTGCCTACGGCGCCGAGCCCCAGTGGTTCACGCTCGGCGACCGCGACATCGCGACGCACCTGATGCGCACGCGCATGCTCGGCCTGGGCTACCCGCTGTCGTCGGTGACCGAGGCGCTCTGTGCGCGCTGGCAGCCGGGCGTGCGCCTGCTGCCGATGAGCGACGACCCGATCGAGACGCACGTGGTGATCGACGATCCCGAGGGTGAGCCCGCGGACGACGGCACCCCGGCGGTGAAGGCGGTGCACTTCCAGGAATGGTGGGTGCGCCTGCACGCGGCCGTCCCGGCCCGGCAGATCCTGGCCGTGGGCATCGAGCAGGCCAAGCCCGCGCCCGGTGTGCTCGAGGCGATCGCCGACGCCGACGTGGTGGTGCTGCCCCCGAGCAACCCGGTGGTCTCGATCGGCACGATCCTCGCGGTGCCCGGCCTGCGGGACGCCATCCGGGCCACGAAGGCCCCGGTCGTGGGCGTCTCGCCGATCATCGGTGGCGCTCCGGTGCGGGGCATGGCCGACGCCTGCCTGACCGCGATCGGGGTCGAGACCTCGGCCGCCGCGGTGGCCGACCTGTACTCCGACTTCCTCGGGGGCTGGCTGGTCGCGCCCGGTGACGCCGACAGCAAGATGCCCGAGGGCGTCACCCTGAAGGCGGTGCCCCTGCTGATGTCCGACGCCGAGGCCACGGCCGCGATCGCCAGGGCGGCGCTCGATCTGGCCACCGAACTACGGTGACCCACCCCTCCGGTCGACCGACGCCGGGGGCCCCCTCGCTGGTGGTCTCGCCCGTGCCCGGCATCGGCGAGGTCTCGATGGGGGACGACGTGGTCGCCCTGGTCGTGTCGGCCCTGCGGGCGGGTGGCCGGGACCTCGCGAACGGTGACGTGCTCGTGGTCTCGAGCAAGATCGTGTCGAAGGCCGAGGGGCGCACCGTGGCCGCCGCGGTCCGCGACGAGCAGATCACGGCCGAGGCGAAGCGGCTGGTGGCGGCCCGGCGCACCCCGGGCGGGCTGGCCCGCATCGTGGAGTCGGCGGCCGGGCCGGTGATGGCGGCGGCCGGTGTCGACAACTCCAACGTCGAGCCCGGCACGGTGCTGCTGCTCCCGGTGGATCCGGACGGCTCGGCCCGCGCCCTGCGGGCCGACCTGGCCCGGCAGACCGGGCTGAACGTCGGGGTGATCGTCTCCGACACCGCGGGCCGGGCCTGGCGCGACGGGCAGACCGACTTCGCCCTGGGCTGCGCCGGGGTCTCCCCCACCGAGGACCTGCGCGGGCTCGACGACACGCACGGTCAGCGGATGGAGGTCACGATCCGCGCGGTGGCCGACGAACTGGCGGCGGCCGGTGATCTGGTGAAGGGCAAGCTCACCGGGATCCCGGTGGCGCTGGTGCGGGGCGCCGGCGCGTTCGTGCTGCCCGTCGGTGAAGACGGTCCCGGTGCGGCGGCGATGCTGCGCCCGGCGGCGACGGACTGGTTCCGCTACGGCCAGGTCGAGGCGGTGCGCTGGTCGATGGGGGTGGACCCGTCGGCGGTGGACGCGCCGACCGTCCCGGCCGGCCCGGTGCTGGACCGCCTGCTGCGGGTGGTGGAGGTGGCGCTGGCCGCGCCCTCGCCGCTCGTCGGGGTGGCGGCGCCGGTGTGCGCGGTCAACGTGGAGCCCGAGGGACTGTTCGTGGTGCCCGAGCTGCCCGGTGATCCGGTCGCGCTCGGGGCGCTGGCCCAGCGGCTGGCGGCGGCGGCCTGGTCGGAGGACCTGGCGGTGACGATCCGGCTCGAGCCGCGCGGGCTGCGCGTCCTCCCTGCTCTAACGGGGTAGGTGCGTCGGGAGGGTCATGCGCGGGGCCCGGCGGGGGCGGGCCACCGCGTCCAGCTCCAGCAGTTTCTGCACCCGGTAGCGGTGCCCGCGGTAGCACTCGATGACCTCGGCGCAGCCCGCGTCGTCCATCACCGTGCCGGTCAGGGCCCAGGAGACGTTGCGCGAGACGTGGTAGTCGGCCCAGGAGAACGCGTCCGGGTCACCGTGCGACCGCTGGCGCACCTCGGCGGCGGTCCAGATGCCGATGCCGGGGACGGTGCGCAGGGCGCGAGCGGCCTCGTCGTGCGGCAGGTCCACGGTCTGCTCGAGCCGCCCGGCCACCTGGGCGGCATTGATGACGGCGCGGCGCCGGGCCTCGTCGACCCCGGCCTTGAGCCAGACCCACGACGGGATCTGGCGCCAGGTCGCGGCGTCGGGCGGTACGTACATCCCGGCCGCCTCGGGGGCCGGGCCGGGAGCCGGTTCGCCGAACTTCACCACCAGGATGCGCCAGGCGCGGCGGGCCTCCAGGCCGGTCACCCGCTGCTCCAGCGCGGCGGGCACCAGGGCCTCGAACACCGCGCGGCTGCGGGGAACCCGGTAGCCCGGACGTGACCGCCAGGCCTGTACCAGCTTGGGGTGCTCGGGCCGGGGGACGAAGCCGGACGGGTCGTCGCCCGCGCCGAGCAGGTCGGGCACCCCCTCGAGCACCCAGGCCGAGCCCGGGCCCCAGGCGGTGGCCTCGACCTCGCCGGCGGTGGTGCGGGCGACGAGGCGCAGCAGGGCCGGGCCGTCGGGGGTGCGGGTGGCCCGCCAGACAGGGGAGCCGGGCTGGGTACGGAAGCAGGGGTCGGACCCGCCCCGGCGCAGGCCGGACAGGATGTGGTGCACGGAGATCGGGGTCTCCGGGCGGTAGGTACGCGTCGCGGAGCGCACCGG
This genomic interval carries:
- a CDS encoding WhiB family transcriptional regulator, encoding MAAGDIIISDSTNDAEQSDNSAELDVLTLVATNSDNLPPELAWQERALCAQTDPEAFFPEKGGSTREAKRVCMSCEVRAECLEYALAKDERFGIWGGLSERERRRVKKQAV
- a CDS encoding DNA-3-methyladenine glycosylase family protein, with product MTTSGDPTRRSSAAPAARGRRSSARIPRIIGLSGDYGDEPAPAPRSRNGAAAQPGVTGSAARTARLTAARTVVPVRSATRTYRPETPISVHHILSGLRRGGSDPCFRTQPGSPVWRATRTPDGPALLRLVARTTAGEVEATAWGPGSAWVLEGVPDLLGAGDDPSGFVPRPEHPKLVQAWRSRPGYRVPRSRAVFEALVPAALEQRVTGLEARRAWRILVVKFGEPAPGPAPEAAGMYVPPDAATWRQIPSWVWLKAGVDEARRRAVINAAQVAGRLEQTVDLPHDEAARALRTVPGIGIWTAAEVRQRSHGDPDAFSWADYHVSRNVSWALTGTVMDDAGCAEVIECYRGHRYRVQKLLELDAVARPRRAPRMTLPTHLPR
- the cofE gene encoding coenzyme F420-0:L-glutamate ligase; translation: MTHPSGRPTPGAPSLVVSPVPGIGEVSMGDDVVALVVSALRAGGRDLANGDVLVVSSKIVSKAEGRTVAAAVRDEQITAEAKRLVAARRTPGGLARIVESAAGPVMAAAGVDNSNVEPGTVLLLPVDPDGSARALRADLARQTGLNVGVIVSDTAGRAWRDGQTDFALGCAGVSPTEDLRGLDDTHGQRMEVTIRAVADELAAAGDLVKGKLTGIPVALVRGAGAFVLPVGEDGPGAAAMLRPAATDWFRYGQVEAVRWSMGVDPSAVDAPTVPAGPVLDRLLRVVEVALAAPSPLVGVAAPVCAVNVEPEGLFVVPELPGDPVALGALAQRLAAAAWSEDLAVTIRLEPRGLRVLPALTG
- the cofD gene encoding 2-phospho-L-lactate transferase, giving the protein MRITALAGGVGGARFLRGLLDHLDSRPTDPSGGPHEVTVIGNTADDVTLHGLRICPDLDTVMYTLGGGIHPEQGWGRAGETFGVADELRAYGAEPQWFTLGDRDIATHLMRTRMLGLGYPLSSVTEALCARWQPGVRLLPMSDDPIETHVVIDDPEGEPADDGTPAVKAVHFQEWWVRLHAAVPARQILAVGIEQAKPAPGVLEAIADADVVVLPPSNPVVSIGTILAVPGLRDAIRATKAPVVGVSPIIGGAPVRGMADACLTAIGVETSAAAVADLYSDFLGGWLVAPGDADSKMPEGVTLKAVPLLMSDAEATAAIARAALDLATELR
- a CDS encoding glycosyltransferase, translated to MSIHGQAPLAANGSGVDNRRPDLLFVESELEQPGDEVDWSSWQPPVEPGPALVVTAVLVAHDGAAFLPRTLDALEAQTRRPDRLIAVDAGSADGSADMLGIATPHLVTVTARTGFGEAVRAALRSVPQNDSATGASGEPQEWLWLLHDDSAPAPDALQRLIETTDSGPSIGVAGCKQVSWNDSRRLLDVGFTTSVLGARVTGVDVDDFDQGQLDHRSDVLAVATPGMLVRRDLWERLGGPDPALADARIDLDLCRRAHLLGERVVVVPQAVMAHAEASSSGLRGRAVRRPSAWAMRDRRAAVHLRLASVPLPLLPLLLVWLGAAAVMRALVRLSLRQPDRAGAEIAAYLLAAGRPNAWIRARWRARRGRQMSRREYRRLLASRRSTLRQRRDRLSSYLRAQEEAWAAPEPGSAAATRSPAGRATSTVTSGAGTVARSGKGGSGWSVRRPRTSELAGPEDDALVVDVREPAGPDAPTVPMPTLPDDEIRFDDERERPRRPASLRIGLSIALLTGVVGLVALRVLLRGTGTPVGDALIPAPGTAAKLWSLGLSGWRPTGLGLAAVADPFDLVLAVLSGPFAGSTRVAAEFLLLAALPLASLVAWWAAAAVTRSRALRAWAALIWAAAPSLILAVTAGRLAAIVAHLMLPLTALALTRAVGMRPADPGAPGRRRASLAAASGAGLALTVLIASAPALAAPSLFAVLLLALVARHGRRLLVWTVAVPSVLLLPWWLAVAGDPRLLLAEPGGASAVAPGSPGWAAALWPADPAVINHGPVHRLARLVADLTGVADAGVWLRVLAVAVVVPPLLLGVAALTGRLRRKIAVVAWLVGLAALATAVAIPVVDIRPSAEGLLHGWSGPAVSLLLLAVVVASLSHLDGAAGRLKARSIGVRHWGAVAMGALAVVTPLLVLGAWAADGWTGTTNRWVHRADPEVLPAVAAAEANGAAATRTLTIQPTDAGVRWALYRTGGPQTGQESAASLTPSSLAARSAADQPVLDTIGALLSGGGNDERSSFADLDIGSVLLLTSRPADPDAADAAVASLDVAPGLVRVSNSAGKVLWRVELAASASEGDPTQDAPEESADPAEESVASEGGVPTRPARVRILGADGALVTTVPAPGVGFTADVAAGGTGRTLVLSERADAGWSASLDGSALTPAVHEGWAQAFELPAAGGTLVVRHADANAQAIGLGRLGVLGLALLAAIPLPRRRPRLLPPPKSWRSQEPAAVPVGTSGRRVRRPGDAPDRPRRPENGSRSEGLGTQEPRRAYAQHQSRMTELARRLAIEAADGDDPMAERPSRRRRRAARQAAEAMAAETRPTPGRRKAGGAAVKPLERSRPSREPEVALPAERPEKAQVAEKAQMAEKVAEKVERAEQIEKVEPAEQAPDTAGTEPVVLTPPPAEGEPARDAAPVVHHAPDAPKTRDLRPLRADSARNRPPGPRTSRENQAENPVTETPVEPGDSRPAEKAPNPAGIGDSDTGDPPSGDTASPSEARETAGASDRGSDRERGQDTGQDAPDGSGEEESS